A region of Dioscorea cayenensis subsp. rotundata cultivar TDr96_F1 chromosome 5, TDr96_F1_v2_PseudoChromosome.rev07_lg8_w22 25.fasta, whole genome shotgun sequence DNA encodes the following proteins:
- the LOC120261905 gene encoding shewanella-like protein phosphatase 2: MESSDPSCSQIPSILSSFVDAFVDFSVSGLFFPSSPNPNPNPNPNPNPNPSPLPTHIPAPRRLVAIGDLHGDLPKSLAALSLAGLADSSTGRWTGGHTVAVFLGDFLDRGGDELRLIHLLHRLSIEASRSGGAIHSVLGNHEVMNVDGDFRYVTREGLDEFRRWAIWFRTGLAMKRLCEGVPTPKDPFAGIPKSFPGIKQQYWEGFRARIAALRPDGPISTRFLAGNRTVLVVGDSVFVHGGLLETHVDYGLEKINSEVRDWILGKNGRLSPEYMRRRNSLVWLRNFSEGFNCNCEHLEGILKMIPGAKRMVMGHTIQEDGINGVCEDKAIRIDVGLSKGCGDGFPEVLEISLDGKMTVLTVNPLFNPRYRPEAEKKEGLALLVPETGLKEVEVKA; this comes from the coding sequence ATGGAGTCGTCCGACCCGTCGTGTAGCCAAATCCCGTCCATCCTCTCCTCCTTCGTCGACGCCTTCGTCGACTTCTCCGTCAGCGGTCTCTTCTTcccctcctctccaaaccctaaccctaaccctaaccctaaccctaaccctaatccatCTCCTCTTCCAACCCACATCCCCGCCCCTCGCCGTCTCGTCGCCATCGGAGACCTTCATGGCGACCTCCCCAAATCCCTCGCCGCCCTCTCTCTTGCCGGCCTCGCTGACTCCTCCACCGGCCGCTGGACTGGTGGCCACACCGTCGCCGTATTCCTCGGCGACTTCCTTGACCGTGGTGGCGACGAGCTCCGTCTCATACACCTCCTCCACCGTCTCTCCATCGAAGCCTCGCGCTCTGGCGGTGCCATTCACTCCGTTCTTGGTAACCACGAGGTCATGAACGTCGACGGAGATTTCCGCTACGTTACAAGGGAAGGCCTTGATGAGTTCCGGCGCTGGGCGATCTGGTTCCGCACCGGCCTTGCCATGAAGCGTCTCTGCGAGGGCGTGCCCACTCCCAAGGACCCCTTCGCTGGGATCCCGAAATCCTTTCCCGGAATCAAGCAACAGTATTGGGAGGGATTCCGAGCTCGGATCGCCGCCCTCCGCCCAGACGGCCCGATCTCCACAAGGTTTCTCGCCGGGAACCGGACCGTTCTGGTCGTCGGTGATTCAGTGTTCGTCCATGGCGGGCTCCTTGAAACCCACGTTGATTACGGATTGGAGAAGATCAACAGTGAGGTGAGGGATTGGATTTTGGGCAAGAATGGGAGGCTATCTCCAGAGTACATGAGGAGGAGGAACTCATTGGTTTGGCTTCGGAATTTCTCTGAAGGATTCAATTGCAATTGTGAGCATTTGGAAGGGATTTTGAAGATGATTCCTGGAGCTAAAAGGATGGTGATGGGGCATACAATACAAGAGGATGGTATCAATGGTGTTTGTGAGGATAAAGCAATCCGAATTGATGTTGGGTTGTCCAAAGGTTGCGGCGATGGGTTCCCGGAAGTGTTGGAAATCAGTTTGGATGGAAAGATGACAGTTTTGACGGTGAATCCCTTGTTCAATCCGAGATATCGGCCGGAAGCTGAAAAGAAGGAAGGGTTGGCATTGTTGGTCCCTGAGACTGGGTTGAAGGAAGTGGAAGTGAAGGCTTag
- the LOC120260584 gene encoding (+)-neomenthol dehydrogenase: MEYTQNTKTSPFPTEHWWSKDTVAVITGANKGIGFSLAKRLAQLGLTVVLTSRDAIKGQEAVESLRAQNLHVEYSQLDVSNLQSISSFVFWLSNKFGGLDILINNAAVSFNEVDTNSVEYAETVIKTNFYGPKLLIQALLPLFRRSTTASRILNISSQLGLLNKVKNPKLREMLRNEENLCEGMIDQMVANFLQSVKNGTWKEEGWPEIWTDYSVSKLALNAHSSILARLHGNDHFKVNCFCPGYTRTNMTGGRGSRTADEAAELAVNIILLPRDRLPNGKFFKLSTPLLFSKL, from the exons ATGGAGTACACTCAAAATACAAAGACTTCTCCCTTCCCTACCGA ACATTGGTGGTCCAAAGACACAGTAGCGGTCATTACCGGAGCAAACAAAGGCATAGGTTTCTCCCTTGCCAAGCGCCTTGCACAATTAGGCTTAACAGTTGTTCTCACCTCTAGAGATGCCATCAAAGGCCAAGAAGCAGTTGAATCTCTCCGAGCTCAAAACCTTCATGTTGAATATTCTCAATTAGATGTCTCCAATCTTCAATCTATCTCTTCTTTTGTCTTCTGGCTTTCTAACAAGTTTGGAGGATTAGATATTTTG ataaataatgcTGCTGTATCATTTAATGAAGTGGATACTAACTCGGTAGAGTATGCTGAGACTGTGATCAAAACCAACTTCTATGGACCAAAGTTATTGATTCAGGCACTTCTTCCCCTCTTCCGGCGATCCACCACCGCAAGCCGGATACTGAATATAAGTTCCCAACTGGGTCTTTTAAAT AAGGTGAAAAACCCTAAGTTGAGGGAAATGCTAAGAAATGAAGAAAACTTGTGTGAAGGGATGATAGATCAAATGGTGGCCAATTTTCTTCAAAGTGTTAAGAATGGAACATGGAAAGAAGAAGGGTGGCCAGAAATATGGACAGACTATTCAGTATCAAAGCTTGCTCTTAATGCTCATTCATCAATATTAGCAAGGCTTCATGGAAATGATCATTTTAAGGTCAATTGTTTTTGCCCTGGCTACACTAGAACAAACATGACCGGAGGGCGCGGTAGCCGGACGGCCGATGAGGCCGCTGAGCTCGCcgttaatataattttgttgCCTCGTGATCGACTTCCTAATGGAAAGTTCTTTAAATTGTCCACTCCTTTATTGTTTTCGAAATTatag
- the LOC120261166 gene encoding protein NLP2-like — translation MEGYAPANGGNGSFTPEDPFSLSALMNFDFTELCSPSASADQAFNSFWASFASTNASSAAMPAVESPVNSAVSRTQKIDFQFGCSSNSPEVMNLGMDRSGGCLESDGDPISKSRSDIVPRCLPNFCLSEKMLKALSFLKESSSGGILAQVWMPIKHGDDFVLSTSEQPYLLDKILAGYREVSRTYTFSAREAPGQLLGLPGRVFMTEMPEWTSNVVYYKKFEYLRVDHAVNHSVRGLLAVPVFDPTKRSCSAVLELVSTNEKPDFDAEMDTVCHALMAVDLRTVKVQRSLKTHQQNLSKSQKCAFAEIFDVLRAVCYAHMLPLALTWIPYSCDDANMDSCSRTSCEDENSGFRKKSMLCVQSSACYVNDTHLEGFLHVCADQHLERGQGIAGKALLSNHPFFSPDVKGYDIRDYPLAHHARKYGLQAAVAIRLRSTYTGNDDYILEFFLPVNCGGSAEQQLLLNNLSRTMQRICRSLRTVSDAEIVEADGLGKGKESGPSSSSADVSSKNLRQIDSDTELTNFEIQNMGSDEWGEDGPHDQMKPVPVRQLEKKRSTAEKNISLSVLQQYFSGSLKDAAKSIGVCPTTLKRICRQHGISRWPSRKINKVNRSLKKIQNVINSVQGVEGALKYDPATGSLVAAVSPSKKPSSLSVGSTDQDLMPVSFTHHIDSEQIHGKMEHNRYFSGNSPGQLDHLLEQKSKPDDACVPLLNCFPEHKPIPFNGEVAQQGKVNLTTSWGSYTKNDPRGSDSAKMRNNRSADRKSGLSLEVRDLSRSSVSLAAADEMAMKIDVNHSLKERNHQSSSGMTDSTSDSASSCRSFKKKSKRKPVSNGIGVAITMKATYKEDTVRFKFSQSMGYHYLLDEIGKRFKLVIGTFQLKYMDDEDEWVMLSNDSDLQECAEVLESMGSNSVKLLVRDISHAVGSSTSSNCLLTET, via the exons ATGGAAGGTTATGCTCCAGCAAATGGGGGCAATGGGAGCTTTACGCCTGAGGATCCCTTCAGTCTCTCCGCTCTCATGAATTTCGATTTCACTGAGCTATGTAGTCCTTCTGCCTCTGCGGATCAGGCCTTCAACTCCTTTTGGGCTTCCTTTGCCTCCACGAATGCATCTTCTGCTGCCATGCCCGCTGTTGAATCTCCTGTGAACTCCGCTGTCTCTAGAACCCAAAAGATTGACTTTCAATTCGGATGCTCCTCTAATAGTCCAGAAGTGATGAATTTGGGGATGGATCGATCTGGGGGTTGTTTGGAATCAGATGGTGACCCAATTTCAAAGAGTAGGAGTGACATTGTTCCTAGATGCCTTCCAAACTTTTGTCTTTCTGAGAAGATGCTCAAGGCCCTATCTTTCCTCAAAGAGTCCTCTTCTGGTGGCATTCTTGCTCAAGTTTGGATGCCTATAAAGCATGGTGATGATTTTGTATTGAGTACATCCGAGCAACCTTATTTGCTAGACAAGATTCTTGCTGGGTATCGAGAAGTTTCAAGGACCTATACTTTCTCTGCAAGAGAAGCCCCCGGTCAGTTACTGGGGCTCCCTGGTCGGGTGTTCATGACAGAAATGCCAGAGTGGACTTCAAATGTGGTTTACTACAAAAAGTTTGAGTATTTGAGAGTGGACCATGCTGTTAATCACTCAGTACGTGGTTTGCTTGCTGTGCCGGTGTTTGATCCTACCAAGCGGTCCTGTTCCGCTGTTCTTGAGCTTGTGTCTACCAATGAAAAGCCTGATTTTGATGCAGAGATGGATACTGTTTGCCATGCTCTGATG GCTGTGGATTTGAGGACTGTCAAAGTGCAGCGGAGTCTGAAGACCCATCAACAG AACCTTTCGAAGAGTCAGAAATGTGCTTTTGCAGAGATATTTGATGTGTTGAGAGCTGTTTGTTATGCGCATATGCTGCCTCTGGCACTTACCTGGATACCATATTCCTGTGATGATGCAAATATGGATAGCTGCTCGAGGACCAGTTGTGAAGATGAAAATTCTGGTTTTAGAAAGAAAAGTATGCTCTGTGTCCAGAGTTCAGCTTGTTATGTGAATGATACACACTTGGAAGGGTTTCTACATGTATGTGCTGACCAACATCTTGAGAGAGGCCAGGGCATTGCAGGGAAAGCACTTCTATCAAATcacccatttttttctccagATGTGAAGGGGTATGACATCCGTGATTACCCACTTGCTCATCATGCTCGCAAGTATGGCCTGCAAGCCGCTGTTGCAATCAGGTTAAGGAGCACCTACACTGGCAATGATGATTACATTCTAGAGTTCTTTCTTCCAGTTAATTGTGGAGGGAGTGCAGAGCAACAACTCCTGCTAAATAACCTTTCTAGAACCATGCAGAGAATTTGCAGGAGTTTGAGAACAGTTTCAGATGCTGAAATTGTTGAGGCTGATGGCCTCGGCAAGGGAAAAGAATCAGGACCGAGTTCCTCTTCAGCGGATGTTTCATCGAAGAACTTGAGACAGATAGACAGTGATACCGAGTTGACAAATTTTGAGATTCAAAACATGGGGTCTGATGAATGGGGGGAAGATGGCCCTCATGATCAG ATGAAGCCTGTGCCGGTAAGACAATTGGAGAAAAAACGTAGTACAGCAGAGAAAAATATTAGCTTGAGTGTCCTTCAACAGTATTTCTCGGGGAGTCTCAAGGATGCTGCTAAAAGCATTGGTG TTTGCCCCACCACATTGAAAAGGATATGCAGACAGCATGGAATTTCTAGATGGCCGTCTCGCAAGATAAATAAGGTAAACCGGTCACTTAAAAAGATCCAGAATGTGATAAACTCTGTCCAAGGAGTCGAGGGAGCACTAAAGTATGATCCTGCTACTGGAAGTCTTGTTGCAGCAGTCTCTCCTTCCAAGAAACCCTCTTCGTTATCTGTAGGTTCAACTGATCAAGATTTAATGCCGGTTTCATTTACACATCATATTGATAGCGAACAGATTCATGGCAAGATGGAGCACAACCGTTATTTCAGCGGAAATTCTCCAGGCCAATTAGATCATCTTCTTGAACAAAAGTCTAAACCAGATGATGCTTGCGTTCCTCTGTTGAATTGTTTCCCTGAACACAAGCCTATTCCTTTCAATGGAGAAGTAGCTCAACAGGGTAAAGTTAATCTGACAACATCCTGGGGATCATATACCAAAAATGATCCCCGAGGTTCAGACAGTGCAAAAATGAGAAACAACAGAAGCGCTGATCGCAAATCAGGTCTCAGTTTAGAGGTCCGTGACTTGTCAAGGAGCTCAGTCTCATTAGCGGCGGCTGATGAAATGGCAATGAAGATAGATGTGAACCATAGCTTAAAAGAACGTAACCATCAATCATCTTCTGGCATGACAGACTCTACCAGTGATAGTGCATCAAGTTGCCGGTCATTCAAGAAAAAATCAAAGCGCAAGCCGGTCTCAAACGGCATTGGTGTGGCCATCACCATGAAAGCCACATACAAAGAAGACACAGTGAGGTTCAAGTTCTCACAGTCCATGGGTTACCACTATTTGCTCGATGAAATCGGGAAGCGGTTTAAACTGGTCATAGGGACATTCCAACTGAAGTACATGGACGACGAGGATGAGTGGGTGATGCTCTCCAATGACTCCGATTTGCAAGAATGTGCTGAGGTGTTGGAATCCATGGGATCGAACAGCGTTAAACTCTTGGTAAGAGACATCAGTCATGCAGTTGGTAGCTCAACCAGCAGCAACTGCCTGTTAACGGAAACATAA